A window of Drosophila sulfurigaster albostrigata strain 15112-1811.04 chromosome X, ASM2355843v2, whole genome shotgun sequence genomic DNA:
CACTTTTCCAcgcacttttttttcttttttttttaacgatTTCGAGGCGAGCGAACAGCACACAAAACGACGACGcagaaatttgtttgttgattgttaacaatttgaattgtccgcatatgtatgtatgtgtaaacGCAAACTGCAAATTCGGCGCGCACCTCTCGGTTTTaacatttcattattaaataaatgtatatatatgccCTGCTCGCGCTGTCTGCCAgtgtttttgggtttttcgcTTGGAATATAACACTAACAGCGTGACCGCAGCCATTCCCACCAAAATCAGCCATTTTCGCtcacaaaatatactgaatataccgTCACTTCCGCAATGCGCAAGCATAATCCAAATATACCAGCTCTGATATTATagcgtttttcttttcttgccACAACCAGAAAACAAACGAATTGAACGTAATCTATTCCTTTCACCAAATTTAgtaataatacaaattcatTTGTCTGATCGAAATTAAATCGAATATGTGCAAGCGTGCTTCTTAAATGTTATCGCATTCggtttaaataattgcaaattttcattataagaacacttcctatttttttttaagaattaacTTAGctaaacacattaaaaaagGTATTATcacaatatattataatacaaatacgCAATAAGAATGAGTAACACTCGACTATAATTCAATGTTTATCGATAACACGAGGACATTCAACAGCATTTGCAATCAGCGTGTTTGCTACtgctgtttattttatatattaattataattaaattttgacaaATCCCAATAGGCCTGCCTGGCTACCAATAAGCTTgccaataaatacatatataattattaaattaaaatttattttatatttgaagcAAAAATTcccattttaaattataaacagtAAACTTTGTTGattgtataattaaaaataaataaaataatatttattttgaataatataatctgagtttaaataataagttaaGGAAAATAAcatagttaatttattttatatgcattgATGAAtctttttaactttaactaCTATTAACTTTATTAACATATGTAATTAGCTCTAATTTAATCATACAACTACttcataatattttagtttcaaaataattatttatttagttaaaatataatttagttcaaaatgaaaatataaatgaaaaataattttaaaaaaccaagtttttaaacaaaatgcaaaaaggaccaaaactgcaaaaataccaaaagaaaAGTACAACTGTTACTAGGGCGAAACAGCCACACTGTTGGAAACATAATTTGGCGCGTTCTTCTATAGGTGAAGCAATATCGATACCATTTCCAGCACTATTAATGGCCAAGTACTTTCTCGGAATGGAGTCTCTTCACTGCCGATATTGCATTGAATTTATGCAAACAACTAATATTCGTCCGTTTTGAATTCACAGGCGTTTATAACTGTTTCACGGTTTTATAACACTGATTTTGTCTATATCATTTGGGACTTaagtaaaattatttgaatgccAAATATGTTAGCTTCTGAAAGTAGAGCTCGGAACATGAAGAAGGTTTACTGCTAAGAATacccaaataaatatttttataaaacctacagattatttttataaatagacATAGTGAACGATACTGATGACAACTATCGATGGCATACAAAAACACAATCGTCCGGTATCGATGGCGCCAACTATCAAGTTTGCTCCATCTCTAGTCCTTTACCCCTTGCCAGACTGTCAGACGGTCAGCGACTGTCAGTTAGTTGAGTTGAGCAGCCTAACGGATGGCAACGCTGCCGTCGCGCATAAAGTTGCTGCAAAAGCGCAAGCCTACGCCTGGAAAACGCATACAGAGAAAAGCCAAATattaattgcaactgcaatatAGCAGCAGGCGACTGCCAAGCAGTTgggaatttgtttttattttcaaagtgTTGTGCTTTGCAGCAGTGCCAAAGTCAGCAACAGgccaacaaccaaaaaaaaaacaacaaaaatttaaagatgTCCTCCAGCGACGCCAACGCAATTGCAGCGAACCTTCCCGCCCCCTCCCCTTCTGCCAACGCCTGCGGCACCGCCAACGCCACCCACTCTACTGGTGGTGGCCTTGGGAAGCAGCAGCGTCGTCGTTTGGCCGCTTTTGATTTCGATCACACAATTGTGTCGCAAAACACGGACACTGTGGTCAGAGATTTGCTGCCCAACGAACTGATTAGTTCGACGCTGCTCAACGAGTTGATGGAGAACGATTGCTGGACCGAATACATGTCCGAGGTGTTTCGTCTGCTGCACGTGCAACAAGTGGCCGAATCGCGTATACGCGACACCATACGCTGCATACCCGAAGTGCCCGGCTTTGTGCGTCTCATCAAGCATTTGAAGAAGCGtctcaattttgatttgatcaTCATTAGCGATTCGAATAGCGTTTTCATTGAGGAATGGCTACGGGCGCACAATCTATGCGATTGCTTCGACGGCATCTTCACCAATCCCGCCCATTTCGATGACAACGGACAGCTGCAGGTCCGTCCGCATCATCAGCAAACCGATTGCAAACTCAGCGCCAGCAATTTGTGCAAAGGACGTGTGCTGGAGCATTTTGTCATTGAACGCGATTTGCGTTTCAATATCCGCTACGATCACGTCTTCTATGTGGGCGATGGCAACAATGATATTTGTCCCGTGCTGCGGCAGCGTGCCTGCGATTTTGCCTGTGCCCGACAAGGATTCGCCATGGAACGGCATTTGATTAAGAAtcgcaataaattgaaattgcgtGCGAATCTCTTGATATGGCGCAGCGGCTTTGAGCTCCTCGATCAGCTGTGCGCCTTGCCACAGTTGCAAGGACCGTTGCAGTCGCAGGCGGAGCTGGCACGTCGTGCCTCGGCCATAGACGGAGCAGCTgcgccacagcaacaacaacagcagcagcagcagcaacaacagccgcagcagcagtaaaGTAATTTTGTCgatttacacacacacgaaaGTTAGTTATACGAAATGAGAAaaaagtatgtatatagtatgtgcaTAATACGCAAAATGTGATCCTTTTACCTCCCCTCCATCCAACCCCTCTCGTCACGCTGCTGTCCGTTTGAAGGCGTGGCCGTGTTTCTCGGTGGGGCGGCAAAAGAATcacattataataataataattacgcTAATAATACGcaagtgaaattgaaaaccTTGATGTGATCAATGTTTGTactataaaagtaaaaagaaaaagaaaactgcaTATATTGTATTCAACCTAGATATATACGAGTAATTTAcgcatacattcatacatagattatcctgcacacacacactgtaaAGCTGAATAATTCCAATTGTAATGGGAGGGGGAATTCCCCTTGCTCCCCAATTTTTGTGGTGCGTCGTCAATTTTTTTGTGGTCGCAGCTGTTGCTATGTAGAATCTTTATTAAATGTGTACTTGTGATGTTgtcattaattatatatatattatatatctgtattgtttgtatatgtgtatatatacatgtgtattATGTGTGTCcataataaatatgtgtttTGAAcgttgcaattgaaaatcacAGCCATCGCATTTGATTTTTGAACGAATTTAAGCTAAGGCCATTTGTCAGTCGGTTGACAGGCAACAGATCTAGTGCAAATTGCACGCTTTTCAGATgcataaacaaacaagttTCAAGAGTACACAAAAGtccaattaacaaatttttttgtttaaatgcGCAGCAAGTAACGTTCGCCACGCTGGCGCCATCTACAGTGCCAGCCAGTCAATTGTGCTGCATGCGCCATCTATAGGCGCACTTGCaactggcgccatctatgagTAGTTGTGCCCAACGACAGCAAGAGCAAGGTCATTTCTTGTTAttgcttcttttcttttcacaatcgacaaatttgttttttatttgatttaaatgtaTACATGTTGTAATCAGTTAAtatacattaatatatttatattgtaattaGGTGTAATTACAGCTAAGGACTTGTAAATGGTATTTGGAAAGAGCAACAGTATTGTTTCGATAGTATTTtagtgttttgtttgtttgttttgtatgaTTTTGTTATATATGCAAAGCTCTATTCGAATTAACAAAGTTCTTAGAACCTAAGatcataatataatttattaactatCGCAGCAGCAGTGCGGACGCAGGGCAGGGCTTGAGGTGGAGGACACTTAATAATTAACCAAACAATGCTTAACTGCTagtatgtgtttttgttttgtttagatAGAGTCTGGGCAGTAATAAGTAGTGTATTTGGGGTTGAGATATACTCTcaactctctttctctctctctcactttatctctctctcttgtttgggatgttgttgatgatatacatatgtacagtCTAGGAGCCCAGTGGGGACATGCCAATTTGACGGGGATCTGCGCCTGGCGGCTGTGCGGCGCCCAATTCTAGATTCTTGATGAGCATCTGCAGCCATTGCTTAGTGGATTTGTCATCTTGCAGGCACTGTGTGAATGTGCCATCGCGCAGCTGATCAGGCAAACATTGGCCAAGTGCTTTGCGGGCACTGCATACAATAGAAAGGGACAGCATGATATGCCAGTTTGTGCGAAAGAGATGCAACTACTCACCGTGTGTTGTCGGAGAGTCGAAGATAGCAACGTACAACATGTTTCAAGAGGCGCGCACAAGGATCTTTAGCCAGTTGTATAACCATTTTACCCTAAAGCAAAAGTAAGCGAAATGAAGTGAGAACAATTACAAAGCGGACTCAACTTACCAGCGTAATGGCCACATGAGAGAAACGCTCATAGGTTTGACAAATGTACGACAATCCCGATTCGTCCAACAAGATCTTTTGAATGATGAACGTGGCGACGGTTTTGCTCAGCTCCGAACCGCTGTCCATAATGGTCAAACACAGTGGCACAATTTCGGTGGTCAGCAGAAACGTAATCACCTCCTGCTCATCCGTTTTCACCAGCGCACCAATCACACCCAAGCTGGTCAAGCGCAGATATTCAAAGGGCCGCGTCTTCGAAATGGTCGATAGAAATGGATACAAATACAATGGGATTTGCGCCTGCAAGAACGCTGTTCGCGTCTCCGGATGCGAGGCGACGCACTGCAGCAACGCCAACGCATTGCACACTCGATTCGATTGGTGCGCCGTCAGTGTCGGTGGCATTATCGATGGATAGATGTTGACAATCTCTTGAAGCAGGGCGCAAGTGGTGCCAAAACTGTTCCACAGCATCGGTGCCAAGTCCGTTTCACGCTTCTTGCTCAGCTCCAGCAAGGCCGTCTCTCTTGTATCCGGATGCGCCAACTCGTTTATCCATTGATAAACCTACCGACGagaacaatatacatataaatcaATGTACACATTGACAGAAAATCACTCTTTTTACCTTTTCCTGCTCGGtaggctgttgctgttggggaTTCATGCAGGGACTCGGCTGTGCACTCATCTCGTAAGCTTCGTTGTGcctataaaacaagtaagaaaacttcAGTTGAGTGTAAGATATTCACTCAAAGCAAAAGACTGCGATATTATagttaaagtataccaaatcaatataaatttggtatatttataaagaaaaatgtatatttcgtttatcgatatactacgatattcaaaatataccatagaatagtAAATGTGCGAAATTTTCAACCAAAGCAACCCGACAACTACAGTCAGCTTTGGTCATGAATAACTTTTAAGTTTCTTTTtgatcacaaccaaatttaGAAATCATAAAGACTGTGGCTTTTATTGTGTGTGCCAAAAATCGCAGCTAGAGCCTTAAAACTAAACTTGCTATTCTTTTTGTTCGGTTTTCTTGGACGGAAGTGGGCCTGGTAAATATGCGTgcaacaatatcaatattgtaCAAAACAATTGTATCTCTACTATGATAGCCTATAAGATTTAGGTGCTCATACGGACAGTAAGACGAATATTTGCATATCGTCTCTGTTGACGCCGATtacgaaaataaatactttatagtGTCGAGGATAGCTCCTTTTGcctgttacacacatttctcacgggcacaaagttataatacccctcTACACtgtggtagcgggtataagaaacaaaagcacaacacacaaatgaaaacaactacaacgttACAACTTATTTTGTGAAATGTACCGTAAAAGTTTTTGCGCCTATCTGGAATATTCTATTTCGTTTACGTGGCGTGCAAGTGAGATTTGCATGTaagttgaacaaaaaaaaacaccgtCTTACAATATATTAATCGCCGGGCAAAATATTCgtattgcaaatttgcaattatcacaataaaagaaaaacactgACAAGCAGCAAAATGCCGACCGAAAACTAAGATGTCGGCCTAGAGCAATGCCAATCAGCTGTTTTGCATGAACTCCGCGCAGTGTGACCACATCATAGTCGTTGTCATATATAAGTCACCTCAatcaaatatatgtttatttaaattacacgAATATACATTTGCATACAgcatttaataattgtatatgCGTTTGATAAACAACTTGAAATTTAGTGCACTTTTAACTTGAATACATATCAAAAGTCATGTCAACTGACACTTGCATAAGCGCCTTTGGTCACACCGCGCGACATGCAACACTGTCGCTTTGACATTTTGACGTGGACAGTTGTCAAAACAAATTCGTGTTGTAGCAGCCAGCACGATATTGCACGAACAATCATTCGTGTGGAAATTTTCAAAGTAAGTGGACGTGCGTGTGCTTGGATTTTAATTTGCTGTGTGTGCTACTCGCCTAAAACAAATAATAGTTTAGTAAATCACTTAAAAGTTCGGCTGatatttacaatacaaaattaatgtgTGTTTACTTTTACTGAACAAATAATAACTGCAAGTTAAAAGttcttaaaatttgtataaaggCTGCAACAAGTGCAATGTTTTTGCATGCGTAGCTGTCGACGCCGCAATAgaaatcttaatttaattaattaaaagaatttgcTAGCAAAAGACAGTTAATTAAGGTTTAAGCTTGGTTTTAAGAGTTGTATTTATCAGTTAGCTGTCGGCTTCGTGTCAAGCGAAATTTCACCTATGACGTTGACTTCGTTTCTTTTGGCGACGTGGCagcgtcgtcgacgtcgtcgtcgtgacGTTGCCGATGCCGTCgtcgtgttttgtttgtgaaaGTGGTGGCAGGtcgattcttttttttttcttgtgtttaACCTACATATAAGTGTATGAAAGTGGCCGCAGGTCGatcctatttttttttgtttttaaccgacatacatatgtaactgCTGAAGTACGAAAACTGAATGTTTATCCTTTTGTATTTGCAGCTCATCAACTCTTGATcacataaatcaacaaaagaaCTATGGACAAAGTTGTTAAATTCGCTGAGCCTGGTCGCCTGTTTGCCAAGGATTCGATTCGTCTGGTCAAACGTTGCACGAAGCCAGACCGCAAGGAGTTCCAAAAGATTGCTATTGCCACGGCGATTGGTTTCTGCATCATGGGCTTCATTGGATTCTTCGTCAAGCTGATACACATTCccatcaacaacatcattgTGGGATCGTAAAGCCGAGatcaacaatatatatatctatatatatgtggCAGTAGGCGCAGAACTGGAagaacaataattataataataatcatcattTTAATGcctagtatatttcaaaaatgttttctttcgCGCcgatgcaacaacaacgacattaTATAgattatacacatttttttttgtatagttAACCTCCCCCATTCATTATGTACATTCAACGAATgtccatttgtttttgtaacaAAATTTTCATGTATTTGTGAAATGTATTGCAATAATGTCGAGAATTCCATTCACACGCAACATGAACGTTAGTTATTAAGCTGTCATAATAAAAACCGAGAAAACGattgaaattattgaatgAATGCAATGCGTCCAATTGGTTGAGttaatgcatacatatatacttcaGTTGGGAATTATTacagttttcgtttttcaaaCCTATTTCGCTCAGTGTATCGTATTCTGCCGTTTGCGTTTTAGCTGCAGATTGGGATTTGTATCGATCAATTATCGATAGCTATGAACATTGTGGAATATGTGGCACACAAACATgacagaaaatttaatttgtttatatacatttttaataatatatattgcctattaattaaatagaaaggcagttaacaaataataatttatttcaaaccGTTTACGTTTTCATTGCATCAACTGGAGCTTGGTATTTTTTCGATCGAtagctataaatattttgtatgtgtaAAAGAGAAATATGAAAGaacagtttatttatttatgcagatATCCATTACTAAATCGCTCAACTAAGAAAATTGGAATAcaggtaataaaataaatggaaagaaaatataaaaattgtctCTCACTTTGCGGCAaaagtgttgctgctgatacTCTAGTATATTCTTAGCACGATGGTATATATTTCAAGTGTATTGAAGTGCGGTCACGCTGTGCGTGACGTGGAacgtattatttttgttgaatattgtGGCCGTGTCGTTGTTAGTTATTTAGTTGGTTATTAAAATGTTGGACTTTGTGGTGGTCTTCACGAAAGGCGGTGTCGTGCTGTGGAATTCAAATGAATCCGGCCAGAATTACTCGTCGTGCATTAACAGCCTGATACGTGGCGTCATATTGGAGGCAAGTAAAACttcgtttgttgttattgttattgttgttaataaaTGATGTTTTCTATTGTTAGGAACGTAATACAGAGTCCAAGTACTTTGAGGAGGATCATCTGGCCGTGCAATTTAAGCTGGACAATGAACTCGATTTGGTTTACGCGGCCGTTTTCCAAAAGGTCATCAAACTCAACTATTTGGACAACTTTCTTACAGAGATGCAGCTGGCGTTCAAAGAGAAATTCTCCGAGATTGCACTGGGCAACGACTATGACTTTGAGCAGGAGTTTCGCAGTGTGCTGAGCGCGGCCGAAGAGGCCTCAGCCAAGCAGGGCAAAGCACCCAAAGCGATGCGCTCCTACAACGAATCCCAAAAGTCCAAGAAAACAGTTGCCTCCATGATAGAGGACCCCAAGAAGTCGTCATCGTCGGCGACGACAGCGGCGAGCGAGAAGCGCGTCAATATACAGGAAAGTCCgccatcatcaacagcaggcTCACCGCGTAGCAACGAAGACATTATCCAGGAGAATCGTCGCAAGCTGCGCGAGAAACTCACGCCCACCAAGAAGGCGGCGCAAGAGTCGCGTGCGAGCAAAGCACAGCAGTCGACGCAGAGCGAGAAGGCGGGCAAGAAGCCGCGTGTTTGGGATCTGGGCGGTAATTCCAAGGACGCAGTGCTGCTTGATCGCTCCAAGGATGCGCCCGAGGATCAAGTGCAAGTGCCAAGCATTCACAATGAGGTGagagcagcaaagcaaaacaatttgcagtTTGCTGAACTAAATTGTATCGTTTTATGTGTAGCTGGTGGGCACGATGCAGGGTCAAATCCCTGATCTGGATGAGCAGAGCGATTCGGCAAGCGACGAGAGCGATGTCGATGACTacgaggagcagcagcaacagcgtcgTCAGGCGGCGCCAACGCAACGCAAGCCCAAAAGTTCCTCGGGTCTGCTTTCCTACTTCAAGGGAATTGTGGGCGCCAAGACGATGACACGACAGGAATTGCAGCCGGCGCTGGAGAAGATGCGCGATCATCTTATCTCAAAGAATGTGGCCTCAGAGATTGCGGCGAAACTGTGCGATTCGGTGGCCACCTCGCTGGAGGGCAAACAGTTGGGCACCTTCGATAGCATTGCCAGCCAGGTGCGCGACGCTTTGACGCAATCGTTGGTGCGCATTTTGTCGCCCAAGAGACGCATTGACATCATACGCGATGCGTTGGAATCGAAGCGCAACGGACGCCCCTATACGATCATCTTTTGTGGCGTCAATGGTGTGGGCAAGTCAACGAATCTGGCCAAGATTTGCTTCTGGCTCATCGAGAACGATTTCAATGTCCTGATCGCCGCCTGCGACACATTCCGTGCCGGTGCCGTGGAACAATTGCGCACGCATACGCGACACTTGAATGCCTTGCATCCGCCTGCGAAGCATCAGAATCGTCAGATGGTTCAGCTGTATGAGAAGGGCTATGGCAAGGATGCCGCTGGCATTGCGATGGAAGCGATTAAGTTTGCCCACGATACCAAGGTCGATGTGGTTCTGGTTGACACAGCGGGACGCATGCAAGACAATGAGCCGCTGATGCGTTCGCTCTCAAAGTTGATCAAGGTCAACAATCCGGATCTGGTGCTGTTTGTCGGCGAGGCTTTGGTGGGAAATGAGGCTGTCGATCAGCTGGTCAAGTTCAATCAATCGCTGGCGGATTATTCATCGCATGAGAATCCCCACATTATCGATGGCATCGTCCTCACCAAGTTCGATACGATCGATGATAAAGTTGGCGCCGCCATCTCCATGACTTACATCACCGGGCAGCCAATTGTGTTTGTGGGCACCGGACAAACATATGCGGACCTCAAGGCCATCAATGTGAATGCCGTCGTCAGTTCGCTAATGAAGTAAGCAGGCGAGATGAAACGGAGAAGGAGACGGAAACGAAGACAAGACGACACAGGATCAGGAACGAACTTTTATGCTAGTGCTCTAAATTAGTTTTGCGATTAGCGCTTCGATTATTGGATGTGACCGGCTAATAAAATGTACTTTTTACACTCTATtgttgaatataatatatattatgcatatatatgtCGATCGAGAAATCTTTAGATTGGCTGAAATTAGCTGTCTAATCAGACAACTTCTTCTACAGTggatcacagcttatttcaagaAGCTCCAACAAACAGCTTTAAATCGTTACACTGACCAAACTAAGAGAGGTgctgaatttatttaaacgcaggattttaatttaatgttttcagtgaaaacttttcacataaaaaaattcattcagttattttctatctttttgtttactatataaattaaacaggtatgaaagctacagtcgactgtgagatacctgccattttaaataaaagcaaaacagtgcggtatcaattttttaaataatccaaaataaaataccacaagaatactaaaatataccgagtgtcatatttggtatattagcataatactacattcaaaatatgccgcTGAGTTCCAAAtgctaaatataccagattgtcagccaaagcaacttaaatacgaaaatataccaaaggctacatttggtatatgaGCATAggactacattcaaaatgtaccatagagtgcaaaatataccagccaaagcaactaagacccgtagtaagaAGGATCAagtcgcaatcaaattttcaggaattatagatggtatagttattattgtctgtACAAAAAATCTCAATtatagcttcaaaattacgcttgctattagatatttgttgatttgcgggggcggacgtgggcgtggcaaaaaattgaagcaattttgatttgcgtgTTAACAtaaatgctgttgaaaaaacattatagctctatctcttatagtctctgagatctaagtgttcatacagacagacggacagacagacagactacTATACAATTATTTGTGCTGACTCATGAACGGAATAATCAACACATATGCTACATGGTAAGAGCTAGGAGGCTGCTGGAATAGAGAGTTGCACCAAAttcttattcaatttaaaatcacaaattaatattttcggcatatttaaaacttttgaaatattcaaatttgttatcATTACAATCCAATGTCGTTTGTTACAATTTCAGCCTTCCAGCTCGTACCATTGTGATAATGAGTTTATAGTTAATGATCGAGTCAAGACAAAGAACCCACAAACTAAATACCCAAAGAGTATAAACACTTCGCCTTTATAAAggatataatatatatatttgttttttattttgttattagtCGTAGCATTAAGTTTACCAACGGGATGAGGGGGAGAATGGGGGGAAGGGAAAGAAA
This region includes:
- the LOC133848982 gene encoding protein transport protein Sec61 gamma-2 subunit; its protein translation is MDKVVKFAEPGRLFAKDSIRLVKRCTKPDRKEFQKIAIATAIGFCIMGFIGFFVKLIHIPINNIIVGS
- the LOC133848977 gene encoding CCR4-NOT transcription complex subunit 9; translation: MSAQPSPCMNPQQQQPTEQEKVYQWINELAHPDTRETALLELSKKRETDLAPMLWNSFGTTCALLQEIVNIYPSIMPPTLTAHQSNRVCNALALLQCVASHPETRTAFLQAQIPLYLYPFLSTISKTRPFEYLRLTSLGVIGALVKTDEQEVITFLLTTEIVPLCLTIMDSGSELSKTVATFIIQKILLDESGLSYICQTYERFSHVAITLGKMVIQLAKDPCARLLKHVVRCYLRLSDNTRARKALGQCLPDQLRDGTFTQCLQDDKSTKQWLQMLIKNLELGAAQPPGADPRQIGMSPLGS
- the LOC133848984 gene encoding signal recognition particle receptor subunit alpha homolog — its product is MLDFVVVFTKGGVVLWNSNESGQNYSSCINSLIRGVILEERNTESKYFEEDHLAVQFKLDNELDLVYAAVFQKVIKLNYLDNFLTEMQLAFKEKFSEIALGNDYDFEQEFRSVLSAAEEASAKQGKAPKAMRSYNESQKSKKTVASMIEDPKKSSSSATTAASEKRVNIQESPPSSTAGSPRSNEDIIQENRRKLREKLTPTKKAAQESRASKAQQSTQSEKAGKKPRVWDLGGNSKDAVLLDRSKDAPEDQVQVPSIHNELVGTMQGQIPDLDEQSDSASDESDVDDYEEQQQQRRQAAPTQRKPKSSSGLLSYFKGIVGAKTMTRQELQPALEKMRDHLISKNVASEIAAKLCDSVATSLEGKQLGTFDSIASQVRDALTQSLVRILSPKRRIDIIRDALESKRNGRPYTIIFCGVNGVGKSTNLAKICFWLIENDFNVLIAACDTFRAGAVEQLRTHTRHLNALHPPAKHQNRQMVQLYEKGYGKDAAGIAMEAIKFAHDTKVDVVLVDTAGRMQDNEPLMRSLSKLIKVNNPDLVLFVGEALVGNEAVDQLVKFNQSLADYSSHENPHIIDGIVLTKFDTIDDKVGAAISMTYITGQPIVFVGTGQTYADLKAINVNAVVSSLMK
- the LOC133848976 gene encoding pyridoxal phosphate phosphatase PHOSPHO2 gives rise to the protein MSSSDANAIAANLPAPSPSANACGTANATHSTGGGLGKQQRRRLAAFDFDHTIVSQNTDTVVRDLLPNELISSTLLNELMENDCWTEYMSEVFRLLHVQQVAESRIRDTIRCIPEVPGFVRLIKHLKKRLNFDLIIISDSNSVFIEEWLRAHNLCDCFDGIFTNPAHFDDNGQLQVRPHHQQTDCKLSASNLCKGRVLEHFVIERDLRFNIRYDHVFYVGDGNNDICPVLRQRACDFACARQGFAMERHLIKNRNKLKLRANLLIWRSGFELLDQLCALPQLQGPLQSQAELARRASAIDGAAAPQQQQQQQQQQQQPQQQ